The genome window GTTGGACAAAAGGTAAGAGTTGTTCTTCAGCCCTACACTTATCTGAAAGGCTCTTTGATTGTCTATGGCATCCCTGCTCTGGCACTCGTAATAGGAGCAGTTTTGGGTAAGGAGGTCTTTGCCCGATACCTCTCCTCCATGGAGCCTGACACTGTATCTGCAATATTTGCCTTTGGCTTATTTGGTCTTTCGTTTCTTTTAGTAAAGCTCTGGAGCAGAATCGCAGAAAAAAAGGTAGAATATAGACCTGTAATCAAGGAGATATTAAAGAATTAAAATTTAAGATAAAGGGGGTTTTATGCCATTTGAAGTAGGAAGCATTCGAAATGTAGCAGTAATAGGTCATGGAGGTGCAGGAAAGACCTCGCTTACAGAGGCAATGCTTTATGACGCAGGTGCAATAGAAAGGCTGGGCTCTGTAGAGGAAGGCACAACTGTGACAGACTATGAGCCCGAGGAAATACACAGAAAGATTACTATCACCTCGTCTTCAGCTTTTTTAAGCTGGCAAAACTTAAGGGTAAATGTTATCGATACTCCGGGACTTATAAATTTTATCGAGGATGCATTGGGCTCTCTCAGGGTGGCAGACGGTGCAGTTGTCATCGTAAGTGCGGTCTCTGGCGTTAAGGGCGAGACTGAAAAGCTCTGGAGGTATGCCGATGAATTCATGATACCGAGAGTTGTCTTTATAAATAAGCTCGACAAAGAAGCAGGAAACCTCGAAAGAACACTTGAAAGCATAAAAAAGGCATTTGGCACCGAACCTGTCCTTCTAACATTGCCCATTGGAGCAAAAGATAAATTAAAAGGAGTGGTTGACCTCATTAAGAAGAAGGCATACACACTGACAGGCAATAAGCTCGATGAGACAGACATTCCTCCTGATGTCTCCATATCTCTGGATGAGCAGAGGAAAAAGCTCATAGAGAGGTCTGCTGAGTCAGATGACAGTCTTTTAGAGAAATATCTCGAGTCAGGTAATCTGAGCAATGAGGAGGTCTTAACAGGGTTAAGGAAAGGCTCTCTCGAAAGGAAGTTCATACCAGTAGTATGTGGCTCTGCCCATAAAAACATAGCGGTTCACCAGCTTTTAGATGCCATCTCTCTTTGTCTTGCCTCACCTCAAGACATGGCAGAGATTACAGGCATAAAAGGCAAAAACCCGAAAAATGGCTCTGAGGTCATTAGAAAGCCAGACGAGAAAGAACCATTCTCGGCATATGTCTTTAAAACCATTGCAGACCCTTTTACAGGCAAGCTCTCTGTTTTCAGGGTCTTCTCGGGAACCCTAAAGGCGGATTCAAATGTCTTTAACGCAACATCAGGCGTAAAAGAGCGAATCGGACAGGTGTATCATCCATTCGGGAAAAAACAGATACCTGTTCAGTCCATTGGTCCCGGAGAAATAGCAGTCGTTGCAAAGCTCAAAGAGACAAACACAGGAGATACGCTCTCCGATGAGTCAAGCCAGATTGTCTTTGAAAAGGTCAAATTCCCTGAACCTATAATCTCTTATGCGATAGAGCCAAAAAGCAAAGGTGATGAGGACAAGGTAGGCACCGGCATGCAGAGGATGCTCGATGAAGACCCGATACTCAAGTTTCACAGAGACGAAGAGACAAAAGAGATGCTAATAAGCGGAATGGGACAGGTTCATCTCGAGGTTACATTAG of Nitrospirota bacterium contains these proteins:
- a CDS encoding SoxR reducing system RseC family protein, whose product is MEEIGVVKSIEGQFANVVVVRRGICEKCTQGTCHLTDEGAEIYALNGVKAEVGQKVRVVLQPYTYLKGSLIVYGIPALALVIGAVLGKEVFARYLSSMEPDTVSAIFAFGLFGLSFLLVKLWSRIAEKKVEYRPVIKEILKN
- the fusA gene encoding elongation factor G, encoding MPFEVGSIRNVAVIGHGGAGKTSLTEAMLYDAGAIERLGSVEEGTTVTDYEPEEIHRKITITSSSAFLSWQNLRVNVIDTPGLINFIEDALGSLRVADGAVVIVSAVSGVKGETEKLWRYADEFMIPRVVFINKLDKEAGNLERTLESIKKAFGTEPVLLTLPIGAKDKLKGVVDLIKKKAYTLTGNKLDETDIPPDVSISLDEQRKKLIERSAESDDSLLEKYLESGNLSNEEVLTGLRKGSLERKFIPVVCGSAHKNIAVHQLLDAISLCLASPQDMAEITGIKGKNPKNGSEVIRKPDEKEPFSAYVFKTIADPFTGKLSVFRVFSGTLKADSNVFNATSGVKERIGQVYHPFGKKQIPVQSIGPGEIAVVAKLKETNTGDTLSDESSQIVFEKVKFPEPIISYAIEPKSKGDEDKVGTGMQRMLDEDPILKFHRDEETKEMLISGMGQVHLEVTLERLKRKFGVEVLMKSPKIPYRETIKVPASAQGKYKKQSGGRGQYGDCWIKVEPLPRGAGFEFVDKVVGGAIPRQYIPAVEKGIVEAMHEGILAGYPVVDVRVTLYDGTYHTVDSSEMAFKIAGSFAIKKASQEARIVLLEPIMKVVVVTPEDTLGAVIGDLNSKRGKVQGMEQTAGNQKVSLLVPMAEMLTYANQLHSLTSGRGTYSMEFSHYDEVPSHIAQKLIAEKQKKQEEK